From one Xiphias gladius isolate SHS-SW01 ecotype Sanya breed wild chromosome 12, ASM1685928v1, whole genome shotgun sequence genomic stretch:
- the si:dkey-171c9.3 gene encoding uncharacterized protein si:dkey-171c9.3, with the protein MQAVSADSRVPEPNLENLDVPASLRKKPSDIGFLEKLAQNMAENIIQSSISPREMVEPEVSSSNQEKETLADKLASAVIEIALREVCGGYNVEDFQSSRSPGVKMDEEQAENVAFFDESGREQDFLTMDTEVDPDKELLNSKDMQPYHLPLSQSGLPVVGSLDYPDAPPTTPLLPELERSRHSFARKLKGGLAKVFLPSPPPPTPKDKEDDVGSVNSPRVELMEHLIHSLSTHDLARDYIEVGPQHGAKMEAFAEALSCNIIDWVLSAKGREQIADDNDLDLLARHLAETIITSSLDEAKMTF; encoded by the coding sequence ATGCAGGCAGTGAGTGCAGATTCAAGGGTGCCAGAGCCCAATCTGGAAAACCTTGACGTTCCTGCAAGCCTCAGGAAAAAGCCCTCAGATATTGGGTTTCTTGAGAAGCTTGCCCAAAATATGGCAGAGAACATAATCCAGTCATCTATAAGCCCCAGGGAAATGGTGGAACCTGAGGTTTCCAGTTCTAATCAAGAGAAGGAGACGTTAGCGGACAAGCTAGCGTCAGCAGTGATTGAGATTGCTCTGAGGGAAGTGTGCGGTGGTTATAATGTCGAGGATTTCCAGAGTTCAAGATCACCTGGGGTAAAGATGGACGAAGAACAGGCTGAAAACGTGGCTTTCTTTGATGAATCTGGAAGAGAACAAGACTTTTTGACCATGGACACAGAGGTCGATCCGGATAAAGAACTGCTGAACTCCAAAGACATGCAGCCCTACCACCTGCCGCTGTCCCAGTCAGGGCTCCCTGTCGTGGGATCCCTCGACTACCCCGACGCCCCTCCGAccacccctctcctccctgAGCTTGAGAGGAGCAGACACAGTTTCGCCCGGAAGCTGAAAGGAGGCTTGGCGAAGGTTTTCCTGCCCTCACCACCTCCGCCAACCCCAAAGGACAAAGAGGACGATGTTGGCTCTGTCAACTCCCCCCGGGTGGAGTTAATGGAGCATCTGATACACTCACTGTCCACACATGATTTGGCAAGAGACTACATTGAAGTAGGGCCTCAGCATGGAGCCAAGATGGAGGCGTTTGCAGAGGCTCTTTCATGTAACATCATAGACTGGGTCCTGAGTGCCAAAGGCAGAGAGCAGATAGCAGACGATAACGATCTTGATCTACTAGCCCGTCATCTGGCTGAAACTATCATCACCTCCTCCCTTGATGAAGCTAAAATGACTTTCTAg